In Vibrio sp. 10N, the following proteins share a genomic window:
- a CDS encoding DeoR/GlpR family DNA-binding transcription regulator encodes MHNLSLRQKSMIDLIHTQEYCTIEALASHFDVTTQTIRRDINQLCSLGLARRHHGGVGLPTTLSNRSFTSRSATNLTEKQQIAKQVVSKIPDGCTLFLGIGTTIAAIAEQLGDHKHLRVVTNNFQAAHILAEFEQVETWLAGGRLRTNDGDVVGDHVASFFGQFAADIGIVCCAAVNKVSSVTDLTALEPNKEEFALEHELREAAVSQSILAGAQQRWLVANSTKWQSKASARVAPLSYFDRVFGRPKL; translated from the coding sequence ATGCACAATTTGAGTTTACGGCAAAAAAGTATGATTGATCTGATTCATACTCAAGAGTATTGCACTATCGAGGCGCTAGCGAGTCACTTTGATGTCACGACTCAAACTATCCGCCGAGATATTAATCAATTGTGCAGTCTTGGACTGGCGCGTCGCCATCATGGCGGGGTGGGTTTACCAACGACGTTAAGTAATCGCAGCTTTACCTCGCGTAGTGCGACTAATTTGACGGAAAAACAACAGATCGCCAAGCAAGTGGTGTCGAAGATCCCAGATGGCTGCACGTTATTTCTTGGTATTGGCACCACGATTGCCGCGATAGCTGAGCAACTTGGCGATCACAAACATTTGCGAGTCGTCACCAATAACTTTCAAGCTGCGCATATCTTAGCTGAATTCGAACAGGTAGAAACCTGGCTTGCTGGTGGGCGGTTACGCACGAATGATGGCGATGTGGTTGGCGATCATGTGGCGAGCTTTTTTGGCCAGTTTGCTGCTGATATTGGCATTGTGTGCTGCGCGGCGGTGAATAAGGTCTCTAGCGTCACGGACCTGACGGCTTTAGAGCCCAACAAAGAGGAGTTTGCTTTGGAGCATGAACTACGTGAAGCCGCGGTTAGTCAGTCCATTCTTGCAGGAGCACAGCAAAGATGGCTGGTGGCAAACAGCACAAAGTGGCAAAGCAAAGCCAGTGCACGGGTAGCACCATTAAGTTACTTTGATCGTGTATTTGGTCGCCCTAAACTGTGA
- a CDS encoding glycerophosphoryl diester phosphodiesterase, with amino-acid sequence MKLTAHRGVSSLAPENTLAAFEQASLLDVEWIEIDVQLSQDKVPVVIHDRTVNRCTNGSGRVADLSVQALKSLDAGLWFGDAYQGETIPTLAETLLLAHRHGLTVNIELKHYEGDDIELLCEQVKMVMTELNVASQHVLFSSFCTQALQTMQRIMPTIRRGQLWQQIPADALSLLSDLDAYSVHCDYRFLDEKTARWIKSSGYQLYCYTPNHPELVEPLWGWGVDMMISDAPQDYLSQSSTQRTQEPVEA; translated from the coding sequence ATGAAATTAACAGCGCATCGCGGCGTATCCAGTCTTGCACCCGAAAATACCTTGGCGGCGTTTGAACAAGCGTCATTGTTGGATGTTGAATGGATTGAGATAGACGTTCAACTCAGTCAGGATAAGGTACCCGTTGTTATTCATGACCGAACGGTCAACCGCTGCACCAATGGCAGTGGTCGAGTCGCCGATTTGAGTGTGCAGGCGCTTAAATCTTTGGACGCGGGGCTTTGGTTTGGTGATGCTTACCAAGGAGAAACGATCCCTACTTTGGCGGAAACCTTACTGTTGGCGCATCGTCATGGCCTGACGGTCAATATAGAACTAAAGCATTATGAAGGTGACGATATAGAGCTTTTGTGTGAGCAAGTCAAAATGGTGATGACAGAGCTAAATGTTGCTTCCCAGCACGTGCTGTTTTCCAGTTTTTGTACCCAGGCCTTGCAGACTATGCAGCGTATTATGCCCACAATACGCCGCGGTCAATTATGGCAGCAAATACCTGCTGATGCGCTGAGCCTGTTGAGTGACCTTGACGCATACAGCGTGCATTGCGATTACCGCTTCCTCGATGAAAAGACCGCACGATGGATAAAGTCTTCGGGTTACCAGCTGTATTGTTACACTCCTAACCATCCTGAGTTGGTTGAGCCACTGTGGGGTTGGGGGGTGGATATGATGATCAGCGATGCACCGCAGGACTATCTATCGCAATCCTCTACGCAGCGTACTCAAGAGCCTGTAGAAGCGTAA
- a CDS encoding HAD family hydrolase has product MPKSLAALSHAQAKEIQWLLTDVDDTLTWQGQLPPETLDALSKLQKAGIKVVAVTGACAGWCDQIAKLWPLHGVIGENGAFWMQKNQSGFHTQSLSPLPTMRAQQQALIKQLTQLLRDYPGIDFASDQDFRFCDVAINLGQDRDPVEEDVAAKLLSEIRQLTLNGQKVKATQSSIHINVWVGEHSKRISSEHYLKQQPDFATLNLSNVAYIGDSLNDEAMFEWLPVTFGVNNITPLLGKLSTLPSFVTAGNGGYGFAELAEMLINSR; this is encoded by the coding sequence ATGCCTAAGTCTTTAGCAGCGCTGTCTCACGCTCAGGCAAAAGAGATCCAATGGTTACTAACCGATGTCGATGATACTTTGACGTGGCAAGGACAACTTCCGCCAGAAACACTCGACGCTTTATCGAAACTACAAAAAGCAGGCATCAAGGTTGTCGCCGTTACTGGTGCGTGTGCTGGTTGGTGTGACCAAATTGCGAAACTGTGGCCGCTTCATGGTGTTATCGGCGAAAATGGTGCATTTTGGATGCAGAAGAATCAGTCCGGTTTCCATACTCAGTCACTCAGCCCACTTCCCACGATGCGAGCGCAACAGCAAGCTCTCATTAAACAGCTGACTCAGTTGCTACGCGACTATCCCGGTATCGACTTTGCCAGTGATCAGGATTTTCGCTTCTGCGATGTCGCGATTAATCTTGGGCAAGATCGCGACCCTGTTGAAGAGGATGTAGCAGCAAAGCTGCTCAGTGAGATTCGCCAACTGACATTGAATGGACAGAAGGTGAAAGCCACTCAAAGCTCCATTCACATTAACGTTTGGGTTGGAGAACACAGTAAGCGCATATCAAGTGAACACTACCTTAAGCAACAGCCAGATTTTGCAACGTTGAATCTGTCCAATGTGGCTTATATTGGCGACTCACTCAACGATGAAGCGATGTTTGAGTGGCTTCCTGTGACGTTTGGGGTAAACAACATTACTCCTCTGTTAGGAAAACTCAGCACACTACCAAGCTTTGTTACGGCAGGTAACGGGGGCTATGGCTTTGCCGAGTTGGCCGAAATGCTCATCAACTCTCGCTAA
- a CDS encoding sn-glycerol-3-phosphate import ATP-binding protein UgpC, which produces MSTLTLSNIAKCYPNGYQAIPNINLNIEDGEMVVLVGPSGCGKSTLLRMLAGLEEITSGTLKIDDKTVNNLEPGERDIAMVFQNYALYPHMTVYDNMAYGLRNRKTPKAEIQRLVSEAADMLELNGLLDRKPKQLSGGQRQRVAMGRAIVREPKVFLFDEPLSNLDAKLRVQMRLEIKRLQRRLGTTSVYVTHDQVEAMTLADKLVVLNKGNVEQVGTPLEIYDNPASLFVATFIGSPSMNILDASVSIEGIELDDARMDINTSSLGLGEIKLGLRPEHLSLNEDNPWFHVEVELIEALGADLLLYCKTLGSQPQKLVVRVEGHSKIAIGDKLGLDIDVEHIHLFDSKTSKRIHFDSKTQPQEVMNA; this is translated from the coding sequence ATGTCTACACTTACTCTTTCAAACATCGCTAAATGTTACCCAAATGGCTACCAAGCGATCCCAAACATTAATTTGAACATTGAAGACGGCGAAATGGTCGTTTTGGTTGGTCCAAGTGGCTGTGGCAAGTCGACACTGCTGCGTATGCTCGCGGGTCTTGAGGAGATTACCTCTGGCACCCTGAAAATCGACGATAAAACCGTTAACAATCTCGAACCAGGCGAGCGTGATATTGCCATGGTGTTTCAAAACTATGCGCTATATCCACATATGACCGTCTATGACAACATGGCTTATGGCCTAAGAAATCGTAAGACACCAAAAGCAGAAATCCAACGCTTGGTATCGGAGGCGGCAGACATGCTCGAACTAAATGGTCTGCTCGATCGCAAACCTAAGCAGCTGTCTGGTGGTCAACGACAGCGTGTTGCCATGGGGCGCGCTATCGTTCGTGAACCCAAAGTATTCTTATTTGATGAGCCTCTCTCGAACCTAGACGCAAAGCTACGCGTTCAAATGCGCCTGGAGATCAAACGTCTACAGCGCCGCTTAGGTACGACGTCGGTTTACGTGACTCACGATCAAGTGGAAGCTATGACACTCGCAGACAAACTTGTCGTCCTCAACAAAGGCAACGTTGAGCAAGTCGGAACACCGCTTGAAATCTACGATAATCCCGCCTCTCTCTTTGTGGCGACCTTTATTGGTTCACCGTCAATGAACATCCTTGATGCCAGTGTATCCATTGAAGGTATTGAACTTGATGACGCGCGTATGGATATCAATACCTCGTCGCTTGGGCTTGGCGAGATAAAATTAGGTCTAAGGCCAGAGCATTTATCTCTCAATGAGGACAATCCTTGGTTCCATGTCGAAGTGGAGCTCATCGAAGCGCTGGGTGCCGACTTACTGCTCTACTGCAAAACACTCGGCTCACAACCTCAAAAACTTGTCGTACGTGTTGAGGGGCACTCAAAAATCGCCATTGGCGACAAACTAGGCCTTGATATCGATGTAGAACACATCCACCTTTTTGATAGTAAAACATCAAAACGCATTCACTTTGATAGCAAAACGCAACCACAAGAGGTTATGAATGCCTAA
- a CDS encoding HD-GYP domain-containing protein, producing the protein MDYIDCIASTNRALSCRNGIDDLFNTLKTKYPQLSRLCLAVTSADHLENFHVIDFQDDSDKFDVIAMHSAQCSPLMRIIENQEIRVVGNLKELNSNARNRRLIALGHQSSFTMGLNIDSGFGAVLFFNATQTDYFDNGALHTDLLFVREVIISLLCHDRYKHQMFVQALKLALKISHKRDPETADHLQRMSQYSKLLAELLAHKMPVDHRFIQWIELYSPFHDIGKYRIPDHILFSPHRYTPEERAVMNKHVDYGVDIIDEVIADIDVVSASSAEVTFLKNIIYFHHERFNGLGYPTKIGGIDIPLEARIITIADVFDALLSKRSYKLAWSLEDTQQYLTEQAGAAFDPLLVDTLLNNLERFKAIYHTFPPQTESEDHVA; encoded by the coding sequence ATGGACTATATTGATTGTATTGCCAGCACCAACAGAGCTCTGAGTTGCCGCAACGGCATTGATGACTTATTTAACACTCTAAAAACCAAATACCCACAGCTATCACGGTTGTGCCTCGCGGTAACGTCAGCCGATCACCTTGAGAACTTTCATGTCATCGACTTTCAAGATGACTCCGATAAATTTGATGTGATCGCTATGCACTCAGCGCAGTGCTCCCCACTGATGAGGATCATTGAAAATCAAGAAATTAGAGTCGTTGGCAATCTAAAAGAGCTCAACTCAAACGCACGCAACAGACGTCTTATAGCGCTTGGACATCAAAGCAGCTTTACCATGGGGCTTAATATCGACAGCGGCTTTGGCGCGGTGCTGTTTTTTAATGCCACTCAGACTGATTACTTTGATAACGGCGCTTTGCACACCGATCTTCTCTTTGTCAGAGAAGTGATCATCAGCCTACTTTGCCATGACCGTTATAAGCATCAAATGTTTGTTCAGGCTTTAAAGCTAGCACTAAAGATCAGCCATAAACGAGATCCAGAAACTGCGGATCACTTACAGCGTATGAGTCAATACAGCAAACTTTTGGCCGAGTTGCTGGCCCATAAAATGCCTGTCGATCACCGATTCATTCAGTGGATTGAGCTTTATTCACCGTTCCACGATATCGGCAAATACCGTATCCCCGATCACATCTTATTCAGCCCACACCGTTATACACCGGAAGAGCGCGCGGTCATGAACAAGCATGTTGATTATGGCGTCGATATCATTGATGAAGTGATCGCCGATATCGATGTAGTGAGTGCCTCAAGCGCTGAAGTAACGTTCCTTAAGAACATCATCTACTTTCATCATGAGCGATTCAATGGGCTTGGCTATCCCACCAAGATCGGTGGAATAGATATCCCTTTAGAAGCAAGAATTATCACCATAGCCGATGTTTTTGACGCACTTCTTAGTAAACGAAGCTATAAGTTAGCTTGGAGTCTTGAAGACACTCAGCAATACCTTACTGAACAGGCTGGAGCCGCATTTGATCCACTGCTGGTTGATACACTACTCAACAATTTAGAGCGATTTAAAGCCATATATCATACTTTTCCACCTCAAACGGAATCGGAAGATCATGTGGCTTAA
- the ugpB gene encoding sn-glycerol-3-phosphate ABC transporter substrate-binding protein UgpB — MSIKHLTGMAVAVALMSTNAQAKTEVEWWHAMGGALGQKVNDIAADFNASQDDYEIKPVYKGSYAETMTSAIAAFRAKEQPAIVQVFEVGTATMMGAKQAIYPVYELMADTKEPFNPENYLSAVTGYYTTNDGQMLSMPFNSSTPVMYYNKDMFAKAGIESAPKTWKEMEQVSRKLLASGAKCGFTTTWQSWTQIENFGARNNIPVATQNNGFGGFDAEFKFNAAPYVKHIEQLGEWSKQGLYKYGGRQSDGMPLFYTQECAMTMGSSAGLAGIQENMKGIDVGVAELPYDDALIAKPQNTIIGGASLWVLRGHSTEEYQGVAKFFSYLSSAEVQADWHQFTGYLPITKQAYELTKQQGFYRANPGTDTAVIQMTSTEPTANSKGIRFGNFLQTRDIINEELEAVWAGKASAKSALNNAVRRGDEQLRRFERTQK, encoded by the coding sequence ATGTCTATAAAACACCTCACTGGAATGGCGGTGGCAGTGGCGCTAATGAGCACAAATGCTCAAGCGAAAACGGAAGTCGAATGGTGGCACGCAATGGGCGGAGCTCTAGGTCAAAAGGTGAATGACATCGCTGCTGACTTCAATGCCAGCCAAGATGACTATGAAATAAAACCTGTCTATAAAGGTAGCTACGCTGAAACCATGACCAGTGCCATTGCGGCATTTCGCGCGAAAGAGCAGCCAGCTATTGTGCAGGTGTTTGAAGTAGGCACAGCAACGATGATGGGCGCAAAACAAGCCATCTACCCTGTCTATGAGCTAATGGCCGATACCAAAGAGCCGTTCAACCCAGAAAACTATCTTTCTGCTGTAACGGGCTACTACACCACCAACGATGGTCAAATGCTGTCGATGCCGTTTAATAGCTCGACCCCAGTGATGTACTACAACAAAGATATGTTTGCCAAAGCCGGTATCGAGTCTGCACCAAAAACCTGGAAAGAGATGGAACAGGTGTCTCGCAAACTGCTGGCCTCTGGTGCCAAGTGTGGTTTCACCACCACATGGCAATCCTGGACTCAAATCGAGAACTTTGGCGCGCGCAACAACATTCCGGTTGCGACCCAAAACAATGGCTTTGGTGGTTTTGACGCCGAGTTTAAGTTCAACGCTGCACCTTATGTAAAACACATTGAGCAGCTTGGCGAATGGTCAAAACAAGGTTTGTATAAATATGGTGGCCGCCAATCGGATGGTATGCCACTGTTCTACACTCAGGAATGTGCAATGACCATGGGGTCATCTGCTGGCCTTGCTGGTATCCAAGAGAACATGAAAGGCATCGATGTCGGTGTTGCAGAGCTTCCTTACGATGATGCACTGATTGCAAAGCCACAAAACACCATTATCGGCGGCGCATCTCTTTGGGTATTACGCGGTCACTCAACTGAAGAATACCAAGGTGTAGCGAAATTCTTTAGCTACCTTTCAAGCGCAGAAGTCCAAGCTGATTGGCACCAGTTCACTGGCTACCTACCGATCACTAAACAGGCGTATGAACTCACCAAGCAACAAGGCTTCTATAGGGCGAACCCTGGCACGGACACCGCGGTCATTCAAATGACATCGACGGAGCCGACGGCCAACTCTAAAGGGATCCGCTTTGGTAACTTTCTGCAAACTCGCGACATCATCAATGAAGAGCTAGAAGCGGTTTGGGCAGGCAAAGCCTCAGCTAAATCTGCACTGAACAACGCGGTTCGCCGTGGTGACGAACAGCTTCGTCGCTTTGAGCGCACACAGAAATAA
- a CDS encoding PfkB family carbohydrate kinase: protein MTEREQQILDLIKLDPMIAQSTLADMLNISRSAVAGHITNLTRKGFIQGKGYLIAPDRFAVVIGGANMDLCGRSCSDLVMGSSNPGTLTASAGGVGRTIAENIARLGSKVEFVSAVGEDLWGEQLLDSCRDADVGVEHCLIVPGRATSTYLSIQGPDGQLQVALNDMALFEELNAERLAKRSPLLNRATIIAVDANLTESALEHVFQTQAAKPIFVDPVSVLKAEKIKPFLSCIHTLKLELAEAELLAGYPASQHHHLPKIANKLHDMGVKQLVISLGNKGVFSSQDRKGHFHTCSDSTVNLTTDGREGLLAGLVHGYLQSTSWQQSVEYALVSAGLAPQNDYANLLKQGRHGSQYRTADKFENDADLGLYYD from the coding sequence ATGACTGAGCGTGAACAACAAATATTAGATCTGATCAAACTTGACCCGATGATTGCCCAAAGTACGTTGGCAGACATGCTCAACATTAGTCGCAGTGCGGTGGCAGGACATATCACGAACCTGACTCGAAAGGGCTTTATTCAAGGTAAAGGTTATCTTATTGCGCCGGATCGTTTTGCCGTTGTTATTGGTGGAGCGAACATGGACTTGTGCGGTCGTTCTTGTTCAGACTTGGTGATGGGGAGTTCGAACCCTGGCACATTAACAGCAAGTGCTGGTGGGGTTGGACGCACGATTGCTGAGAATATCGCTCGACTCGGAAGCAAAGTTGAGTTTGTCAGTGCGGTTGGCGAAGACTTATGGGGAGAGCAATTATTAGACTCTTGTCGTGACGCCGATGTTGGGGTTGAGCACTGCTTGATCGTTCCTGGCAGAGCGACCAGCACCTATCTCTCGATTCAAGGGCCTGACGGCCAGTTGCAAGTGGCGCTCAATGATATGGCACTGTTTGAGGAGCTCAATGCAGAGCGGCTCGCAAAGCGCTCACCGCTGCTAAATCGTGCAACAATCATTGCTGTTGATGCGAATCTTACCGAATCAGCCTTGGAGCATGTGTTTCAAACACAAGCGGCAAAGCCTATCTTTGTTGATCCGGTCTCGGTACTGAAAGCTGAAAAAATCAAACCTTTCCTGTCGTGCATTCACACCTTAAAACTGGAGTTGGCGGAAGCTGAACTACTCGCAGGGTATCCTGCTTCTCAGCATCATCATCTACCTAAAATTGCCAACAAGCTCCATGATATGGGGGTAAAGCAGCTGGTGATCAGTCTGGGTAATAAAGGCGTGTTTTCGAGCCAAGATCGAAAAGGCCATTTTCACACTTGCAGTGACTCCACGGTCAATTTAACTACAGATGGACGAGAAGGACTGCTGGCTGGCTTGGTTCATGGCTATTTGCAAAGCACCAGTTGGCAGCAAAGTGTGGAGTATGCGTTGGTCTCGGCTGGGCTTGCTCCGCAGAATGATTATGCGAATCTCTTAAAACAAGGAAGACACGGTAGCCAATATCGCACTGCGGACAAGTTTGAAAATGATGCTGACCTTGGACTGTATTACGACTAA
- the ugpA gene encoding sn-glycerol-3-phosphate ABC transporter permease UgpA — protein sequence MSSQVVFKNKWLPYALIAPQLVITIVFFIWPAGQAVFQSSQLEDAFGISREFVGLENFSKLLNDSYYLDSFFTTIQFSVCVAVLALVSALILSAFAEHIVRGATMYRTFLIWPYAVAPVVAGSLWLFLFDPTIGVITDILKWFGVNWNPTLNGTHAMWMVVITSTWKQISYNFLFFLAALQSVPKSLHEAAAIDGSGPIKRFLTISFPLISPTSFFLLVVNFVYAFFDTFAIIHAMTQGGPSNSTSTLVYKVYNDGFIGLDLGSSAAQSVILMILVALLTVIQFKYVEKKVAY from the coding sequence ATGTCTTCACAAGTTGTATTCAAAAATAAGTGGTTGCCTTATGCGCTGATAGCGCCGCAGTTGGTGATCACAATCGTATTTTTTATCTGGCCAGCCGGTCAGGCCGTTTTCCAATCTTCACAATTGGAAGACGCATTTGGCATTAGTCGAGAGTTTGTCGGGTTAGAAAACTTCAGCAAACTACTCAATGACAGCTATTACCTTGACTCCTTTTTTACCACCATACAGTTCAGTGTTTGCGTAGCAGTATTGGCCTTGGTGAGCGCCTTGATTTTGTCGGCGTTTGCCGAGCATATAGTGCGGGGCGCGACCATGTACCGCACTTTCTTAATTTGGCCTTATGCCGTCGCACCGGTGGTCGCAGGCTCACTCTGGCTGTTTCTGTTCGACCCAACAATTGGTGTTATCACAGATATACTCAAGTGGTTCGGTGTTAACTGGAACCCGACTCTAAATGGCACTCATGCAATGTGGATGGTCGTTATCACCTCAACGTGGAAGCAGATCAGCTACAACTTCCTATTCTTTTTGGCAGCGCTGCAATCGGTACCGAAATCACTGCATGAGGCGGCAGCTATTGATGGCAGCGGTCCAATTAAGCGATTCTTAACCATCAGCTTCCCTCTTATCTCACCCACCAGTTTCTTCTTGTTGGTCGTAAACTTTGTCTACGCCTTCTTTGATACGTTCGCCATCATTCATGCTATGACTCAAGGTGGACCAAGCAACAGTACCTCTACTCTGGTTTACAAAGTTTATAACGATGGATTCATCGGTTTAGATCTCGGCTCATCCGCCGCGCAATCGGTCATCCTAATGATTCTTGTCGCGCTACTCACGGTGATTCAATTTAAGTATGTTGAGAAGAAGGTGGCGTACTAA
- the ugpE gene encoding sn-glycerol-3-phosphate ABC transporter permease UgpE, producing MVERSPLFTIFCHVILALGIISIALPVWIALVATTHDNTAFATGTPLWFGDLGLSVFGELLSNQSSFNNSALPITHMLTNSLIMALCITLGKLVISIMSAYAVVFFRFRGRMIAFWMIFFTLMLPVEVRIMPTFEVITNLNMLNSFYGLTIPLIASATATFLFRQFFMTIPSELVEAARIDGAGPIKFFFDILLPLSRTNIAALFVITFIYGWNQYLWPLLITTDVQYYTIVMGIKQMLGVVDGVIEWNKIMATTIIAMLPPVIVVIAMQKAFVKGLVDSEK from the coding sequence ATGGTAGAAAGAAGCCCCCTATTCACGATTTTCTGTCATGTCATTTTGGCGCTGGGCATTATCTCTATAGCGCTCCCTGTATGGATCGCCTTGGTTGCGACTACACACGACAATACCGCATTCGCCACCGGAACTCCTCTGTGGTTTGGTGACCTTGGCCTGAGTGTGTTTGGTGAACTACTCAGTAACCAAAGCTCTTTTAACAACAGTGCGTTGCCGATTACACACATGTTGACCAACTCGCTAATCATGGCGCTGTGTATCACGCTTGGAAAACTTGTGATCTCGATTATGTCCGCGTACGCCGTCGTGTTCTTTCGCTTTCGCGGTCGGATGATCGCGTTCTGGATGATCTTTTTCACCCTAATGCTGCCCGTTGAAGTGAGGATCATGCCGACATTTGAGGTCATTACTAACCTCAATATGCTCAACTCATTCTATGGCCTAACGATTCCATTGATCGCCAGTGCTACAGCCACTTTCTTGTTCCGTCAGTTCTTTATGACGATCCCTAGTGAGTTGGTTGAGGCAGCACGAATCGATGGCGCCGGCCCTATTAAATTCTTTTTTGATATTTTGCTGCCACTGTCTCGCACAAACATCGCTGCCCTATTTGTGATTACCTTTATCTATGGCTGGAACCAGTATCTGTGGCCGCTATTGATCACAACCGACGTCCAGTACTACACCATCGTCATGGGGATTAAGCAGATGCTCGGTGTGGTGGATGGCGTCATTGAATGGAACAAAATTATGGCAACCACCATCATCGCAATGTTGCCACCCGTCATTGTTGTGATTGCTATGCAAAAAGCATTCGTCAAAGGCTTGGTAGATTCGGAGAAATAA
- a CDS encoding AbrB family transcriptional regulator — MAVWKTILVGLAGAVLASPIPLPLSELFAAAFATIVYLRCSHQIIKLPDFILTLIQLILGMSIGITVPVAELTGSFSLPLFFGLVLCMLSQTTVNFFWLYKREKWTPFESLLGAIPGAMAAILVISEEQEKPSPKIVFSHSIRLLLLVVLAGVIASTGEDSASKLSQSFSLTLIGHLTFLAVASWLLGKVLGKLGVPAPYLLTSLIAATVYHSSLPELNLSVPESLIMFATAILGVLIGVRLAPTTWREALSYSKAGFIVALLGVSVTLCFAAIFHAVTDVDWQVLLLAWVPGSVEAMTAVALLLGLEPAFVAINHVMRLMMLYMMPAALKSPLRRLSKM; from the coding sequence ATGGCGGTATGGAAAACCATCTTGGTAGGTTTGGCTGGCGCAGTGCTCGCAAGCCCGATCCCACTGCCACTGTCTGAGCTGTTCGCAGCGGCATTTGCAACCATCGTTTATCTGCGGTGCAGTCACCAAATCATCAAGCTTCCCGATTTCATTCTCACCCTCATCCAGCTGATACTTGGTATGAGCATTGGAATCACGGTTCCCGTCGCTGAGCTGACAGGCTCATTCTCCCTACCACTGTTTTTTGGTTTGGTGCTATGCATGCTTTCACAAACCACCGTAAACTTTTTCTGGCTTTACAAACGTGAAAAGTGGACACCATTTGAATCCTTGCTCGGCGCGATCCCAGGTGCCATGGCGGCGATATTAGTGATAAGTGAAGAGCAGGAAAAACCATCACCCAAAATTGTCTTTTCGCACTCTATTCGTCTGCTGCTACTGGTGGTATTGGCAGGTGTCATCGCTTCGACCGGCGAAGACAGTGCTTCTAAGCTTAGCCAGTCGTTTAGCCTCACGCTCATTGGGCATCTCACTTTTCTCGCCGTTGCGAGCTGGTTACTAGGTAAAGTATTGGGAAAGTTGGGGGTGCCTGCGCCCTATTTGCTCACCAGCCTTATCGCAGCGACTGTCTATCATAGTTCACTGCCAGAGCTCAATTTAAGCGTACCCGAGTCTCTGATTATGTTTGCTACTGCTATTTTGGGCGTACTGATTGGGGTTCGTTTGGCACCAACCACGTGGAGAGAGGCGCTGAGCTACTCTAAAGCTGGGTTTATCGTTGCATTGCTAGGTGTGAGCGTCACTCTATGTTTTGCCGCCATTTTTCATGCTGTTACAGACGTAGATTGGCAGGTGCTATTGCTCGCTTGGGTGCCGGGAAGTGTTGAAGCCATGACCGCGGTAGCGCTGCTATTAGGACTAGAGCCTGCTTTTGTTGCCATCAATCACGTGATGCGGCTAATGATGTTATACATGATGCCGGCTGCCCTAAAGTCACCACTTCGACGATTGAGCAAGATGTAA